A single region of the Salvia miltiorrhiza cultivar Shanhuang (shh) chromosome 8, IMPLAD_Smil_shh, whole genome shotgun sequence genome encodes:
- the LOC130999934 gene encoding uncharacterized acetyltransferase At3g50280-like, producing the protein MAKKVEMLSSSLVSGTATASISRLELNPWDLRFLPVIPIQTGLIFHSPHFQSQQNLIQHLKNSLSRALDFFPPLAGRLVATPHGGDMASFFVACNNAGAEFTHAVAAAVSVSDIVEPRYIPEIVSSLFPINVGVTNYQGISKPLLAVQVTELADGVFIGCIANHAVADGTSFWHFFKSWSEISRGSESISKSPIFDRRSAAAGVDDNRLIHIPTLEENLMAPSQLPPQLKVFHFSKEKLGELKAKANSEAGTDKISTLQALTAHLWRSVVRSQINNNDPTTRVLIIAIGARARVSSLPDGYFGNALCFPALAIGEDELLQKGLGATALRINEVISEQTDEAIAREAEKKVQTGRAWVDVGGGPPLLVGGSHRLDVYGCDFGWGKPIAVRSNNDRKVEGLVAAFPAADADGIDLEVYFKEEMLQTMEEFLTVLPQ; encoded by the coding sequence ATGGCAAAAAAAGTTGAGATGCTTTCTTCATCTCTTGTTAGCGGCACTGCTACTGCTTCAATTTCAAGATTGGAGCTTAATCCATGGGATTTACGATTCCTCCCAGTCATCCCCATTCAAACAGGCCTCATATTCCACAGCCCTCACTTTCAATCCCAACAAAACCTAATCCAACACCTCAAAAACTCCCTCTCACGCGCTCTCGACTTCTTCCCTCCCCTCGCCGGCCGCCTCGTCGCCACCCCGCACGGCGGCGACATGGCGAGCTTCTTCGTGGCCTGCAACAACGCAGGAGCCGAGTTCACCCATGCagtcgccgccgccgtctccgTCTCCGACATCGTCGAGCCGAGGTATATACCGGAAATCGTGTCTTCCTTGTTCCCGATCAACGTCGGCGTCACTAATTACCAAGGAATTTCAAAGCCTCTGTTGGCTGTGCAAGTGACGGAGCTCGCCGACGGCGTCTTCATCGGCTGCATCGCCAATCACGCCGTCGCCGACGGAACTTCCTTCTGGCATTTCTTCAAATCCTGGTCGGAGATCTCCCGCGGATCGGAATCAATTTCGAAATCCCCAATTTTCGACCGCCgcagcgccgccgccggcgtTGATGATAACAGGCTCATCCATATCCCTACATTAGAGGAAAACCTAATGGCTCCATCTCAATTGCCGCCGCAGCTGAAGGTATTCCACTTCAGCAAAGAAAAATTAGGTGAATTGAAGGCTAAAGCCAATTCCGAAGCCGGCACCGACAAAATATCTACTCTGCAAGCACTCACGGCTCATCTATGGCGGAGCGTAGTACGCTCTCAAATCAATAATAACGATCCAACCACTCGCGTTTTGATAATCGCGATCGGCGCAAGAGCGAGGGTGTCGTCTTTGCCGGATGGATATTTTGGGAACGCGCTTTGTTTTCCTGCGTTGGCGATCGGCGAGGATGAGCTATTGCAGAAAGGATTGGGCGCCACCGCGCTGAGGATCAATGAGGTGATTTCCGAGCAAACTGATGAGGCGATCGCGCGCGAGGCGGAGAAGAAGGTGCAAACTGGGAGAGCGTGGGTGGACGTGGGGGGTGGGCCCCCTCTTCTCGTCGGAGGTTCTCACCGGCTAGATGTGTACGGCTGTGATTTTGGGTGGGGGAAACCGATTGCTGTGAGGAGTAACAATGATCGGAAAGTTGAGGGGTTGGTGGCGGCTTTTCCGGCAGCGGATGCCGACGGTATCGACCTCGAAGTTTACTTCAAGGAGGAGATGCTACAGACAATGGAGGAGTTCTTAACTGTGCTCCCTCAATAA
- the LOC130999940 gene encoding protein ENHANCED PSEUDOMONAS SUSCEPTIBILITY 1-like, with protein sequence MAKKVELISSSLVSATATAASLSRLELNLWDLRLLPVVPIQRGLIFHSSHFQSQQHLIQHLKNSLSRALDFFPPLAGRLAATPHDGDTASFFVDCNNAGAEFTHAVAAAVSISDLIEPRYTPEIASSLIPINLGATNYDGISKPLLAVQVTELADGLFIGCAANHAVVDGTSFWHFLNSWSEISRGSESISRSPIFDRCNVAAVDNRLIHIPTLEKNLIKAPSQLLPQKVFHFSKEKLGELKAKANSEAGTDKISTLQALMAHLWLSTVRSHTTNNDSTTRVMAAAIGARARMSSLPDGYFGNAVYSAALAISEGELLQKGLGAAALRINELISKQTDEAITRDAEKKVDFQHWEMGSGPLPLAFGGSHRLDVYGCDFGWGKPIAVRSGKAWNLEGLVVVSPAAEAGGIDLEVCLSEEKLVALEFITSV encoded by the coding sequence ATGGCAAAAAAAGTCGAGCTGATTTCTTCATCTCTTGTTAGCGCCACTGCAACTGCTGCTTCATTGTCAAGATTAGAGCTTAATTTATGGGATTTACGTCTACTCCCAGTCGTCCCCATTCAAAGAGGCCTCATATTCCACAGCTCTCACTTTCAATCCCAACAGCATCTCATCCAACACCTCAAAAACTCACTCTCCCGCGCTCTTGACTTTTTCCCTCCCCTCGCCGGCCGCCTCGCCGCCACCCCGCACGACGGCGACACGGCCAGCTTCTTCGTGGACTGCAACAACGCAGGAGCCGAGTTCACTCATGCagtcgccgccgccgtctccATCTCCGACCTCATCGAGCCGAGGTATACACCGGAAATCGCATCCTCCTTGATCCCAATCAACTTAGGCGCCACTAATTACGACGGAATTTCAAAGCCTCTGCTCGCGGTGCAGGTCACGGAGCTGGCCGACGGCCTCTTCATCGGCTGCGCCGCCAATCACGCCGTCGTGGACGGCACTTCCTTCTGGCATTTCCTCAACTCCTGGTCGGAGATCTCCCGCGGTTCGGAATCAATTTCAAGATCCCCAATTTTCGACCGCTGCAATGTCGCCGCCGTGGATAACAGACTCATCCATATCCCTACATTAGAGAAAAACCTAATCAAAGCTCCATCTCAATTGCTGCCGCAGAAGGTATTCCACTTCAGCAAAGAAAAATTAGGTGAATTGAAGGCAAAAGCCAATTCCGAAGCCGGCACCGACAAAATATCTACTCTGCAAGCACTCATGGCTCATCTATGGCTGAGCACGGTACGCTCTCACACCACTAATAATGATTCAACCACTCGCGTGATGGCAGCGGCCATCGGCGCGAGGGCAAGGATGTCGTCTTTGCCGGATGGATATTTTGGGAACGCGGTTTATTCTGCAGCGTTGGCGATTAGCGAGGGCGAGCTATTGCAGAAAGGATTAGGCGCCGCCGCGCTGAGGATCAACGAGTTGATCTCTAAGCAAACTGATGAAGCGATCACACGCGACGCGGAGAAGAAGGTGGACTTTCAGCATTGGGAGATGGGGAGTGGGCCCCTTCCTCTTGCCTTCGGAGGTTCTCACCGGCTAGATGTGTACGGATGTGATTTTGGGTGGGGGAAACCGATTGCTGTGAGGAGTGGGAAGGCGTGGAATTTGGAGGGGCTGGTCGTGGTGTCTCCGGCGGCGGAAGCCGGCGGTATCGACCTTGAAGTTTGCTTGTCGGAGGAGAAGTTAGTGGCATTGGAGTTCATCACTAGTGTGTAA
- the LOC130999941 gene encoding protein ENHANCED PSEUDOMONAS SUSCEPTIBILITY 1-like codes for MAKKVELISSSLVSSTATAASISRLELNPWDLRLLPIIPIQRGLIFHRSHFQSQQHLIQHLKNSLSRALDFFPPLAGRLAATPHDGDTACFFVDCNNAGAEFTHAVATAVSISDIIEPRCIPEIVSSLIPINVGVTNYDGISKPLLAVQITELADGLFIGCAANHAVVDGTSFWHFLNSWSEISRGSESISRSPIFDRCNVAAVDNRLIHIPTLEKNLIKAPSQLLPLKVFHFSKEKLGELKAKANSEAGTDKISTLQALMAHLWLSTVRSHTTNNDSTTRVMATAIGARARMSSLPDGYFGNAVYFVALAISEGELLQKGLGAAALRINELISKQTDEAITRHAEKKVDFREMGSGPLPLGFGGSQWLDVYGCDFGWGKPIAVRSGKAWKLEGIVVVSPAAEAGGIDLEVCLSEEKLVALEEFITSV; via the coding sequence ATGGCAAAAAAAGTCGAGCTGATTTCTTCATCTCTTGTTAGCAGCACTGCAACTGCTGCTTCAATCTCAAGATTGGAGCTGAATCCATGGGATTTACGATTACTCCCAATCATTCCCATTCAAAGAGGCCTCATATTCCACCGCTCTCACTTTCAATCCCAACAACATCTCATCCAACACCTCAAAAACTCACTCTCCCGCGCTCTCGACTTTTTCCCTCCCCTCGCCGGCCGCCTCGCCGCCACCCCGCACGACGGCGACACGGCGTGCTTCTTCGTGGACTGCAACAACGCAGGAGCCGAGTTCACTCATGCAGTCGCGACCGCCGTCTCCATCTCCGACATCATCGAGCCGCGGTGTATACCGGAAATCGTATCCTCCTTGATCCCGATCAACGTAGGCGTCACTAATTACGACGGAATTTCAAAGCCTCTGCTTGCGGTGCAGATCACGGAGCTCGCCGACGGCCTCTTCATCGGCTGCGCCGCCAATCACGCCGTCGTGGACGGCACTTCCTTCTGGCATTTCCTCAACTCCTGGTCGGAGATCTCCCGCGGTTCGGAATCAATTTCGAGATCCCCAATTTTCGACCGCTGCAATGTCGCCGCCGTGGATAACAGACTCATCCATATCCCTACATTAGAGAAAAACCTAATCAAAGCTCCATCTCAATTGCTGCCGCTGAAGGTATTCCACTTCAGCAAAGAAAAATTAGGTGAATTGAAGGCGAAAGCCAATTCCGAAGCCGGCACCGACAAAATATCGACTCTGCAAGCACTCATGGCTCATCTATGGCTGAGCACGGTACGCTCTCACACCACTAATAACGATTCAACCACTCGCGTGATGGCAACGGCCATCGGCGCGAGGGCGAGGATGTCGTCTTTGCCGGATGGATATTTTGGGAACGCGGTTTATTTTGTTGCGTTGGCGATTAGCGAGGGCGAGCTATTGCAGAAAGGATTAGGCGCCGCCGCGCTGAGAATCAACGAGTTGATCTCTAAGCAAACTGATGAAGCGATCACACGCCACGCGGAGAAGAAGGTGGACTTTAGGGAGATGGGGAGTGGGCCCCTTCCTCTTGGCTTCGGAGGTTCTCAGTGGCTAGATGTGTACGGCTGTGATTTTGGGTGGGGGAAACCAATTGCTGTGAGGAGTGGGAAGGCGTGGAAATTGGAGGGGATTGTCGTGGTGTCTCCGGCGGCGGAAGCCGGCGGTATCGACCTTGAAGTTTGCTTGTCGGAGGAAAAGTTAGTGGCATTGGAGGAGTTCATAACTAGTGTCTAA
- the LOC130999939 gene encoding uncharacterized acetyltransferase At3g50280-like yields MAKKVELISSSLVSGTAAASMSRLELNSWDLRLFHIFPIERGLIFHIPHIQSQQHLIQHLKNSLSRALDFFPPLAGRLAATPHDGDTACFFVDCNNAGGEFTHAVAAAVSISDIIEPRCIPEIVSSLIPINVGVTNYDGISKPLLAVQVTELTDGLFIGCAANHAVVDGTSFWHFLNSWSEISRGSESISRSPIFDRCNAAAVDNRLIHIPTLEKNLIAPSQLLPQKVFHFSKEKLGELKAKANSEAGTDKISTLQALMAHLWRSTVRSHTTNNDSTTRLMATAIGVRARMSSLPDGYFGNAVYPAALAISEGELLQKGLGAAALRINELISKQTDEAIRRDTEKKVDFQHWEVGSGPLALAFGGSHRLDVYGCDFGWGKPIAVRSGKAWNMEGLVVVSPAAEAGGIDLEVCLSEEKLVALEEFITSV; encoded by the coding sequence ATGGCAAAAAAAGTTGAGCTGATTTCTTCATCTCTTGTAAGCGGCACTGCAGCTGCTTCAATGTCAAGATTAGAGCTTAATTCATGGGATTTGCGTTTATTCCATATCTTCCCCATTGAAAGAGGCCTCATATTCCACATCCCTCACATTCAATCCCAACAACACCTAATCCAACACCTCAAAAACTCACTCTCCCGCGCTCTCGACTTTTTCCCTCCCCTCGCCGGCCGCCTCGCCGCCACGCCGCACGACGGCGACACGGCGTGCTTCTTCGTGGACTGCAACAACGCAGGAGGCGAGTTCACTCATGCAgtcgcggccgccgtctccatCTCCGACATCATCGAGCCGCGGTGTATACCGGAAATCGTATCCTCCTTGATCCCGATCAACGTAGGCGTCACTAATTACGACGGAATTTCAAAGCCTCTGCTTGCGGTGCAGGTCACGGAGCTCACCGACGGCCTCTTCATCGGCTGCGCCGCCAATCACGCCGTCGTGGACGGCACTTCCTTCTGGCATTTCCTCAACTCCTGGTCCGAGATCTCCCGCGGTTCGGAATCAATTTCGAGATCCCCAATTTTCGACCGCTGCAATGCCGCCGCCGTGGATAATAGACTCATCCATATCCCTACATTAGAAAAAAACCTAATCGCTCCATCTCAATTGCTGCCGCAGAAGGTATTCCACTTCAGCAAAGAAAAATTAGGTGAATTGAAGGCGAAAGCCAATTCCGAAGCCGGCACCGACAAAATATCTACTCTGCAAGCACTCATGGCTCATCTATGGCGGAGCACGGTACGCTCTCACACCACTAATAACGATTCAACCACTCGCTTGATGGCAACGGCCATAGGCGTGAGGGCGAGGATGTCGTCTTTGCCGGATGGATATTTTGGGAACGCGGTTTATCCTGCTGCGTTGGCGATTAGCGAGGGCGAGCTATTGCAGAAAGGATTAGGCGCCGCCGCGCTGAGGATCAACGAGTTGATCTCTAAGCAAACTGATGAAGCGATCAGACGCGACACGGAGAAGAAGGTGGACTTTCAGCATTGGGAGGTGGGGAGTGGGCCCCTTGCTCTTGCCTTCGGAGGTTCTCACCGGCTAGATGTGTACGGATGTGATTTTGGGTGGGGGAAACCGATTGCTGTGAGGAGTGGGAAGGCGTGGAATATGGAGGGGCTGGTCGTGGTGTCTCCGGCGGCGGAAGCCGGCGGTATCGACCTTGAAGTTTGCTTGTCGGAGGAGAAGTTAGTGGCATTGGAGGAGTTCATAACTAGTGTGTGA
- the LOC130999936 gene encoding protein ENHANCED PSEUDOMONAS SUSCEPTIBILITY 1-like, giving the protein MPKKVELISSSLVRGTATAASVSRLELNPWDLRFLPISPIQRGLIFHSPHFQSQQNLIQRLQTSLSRALDFFPPLAGRLAATPHDGDTASFHVDCDNAGAEFTHAVAAAVSISDIIEPTYLPEIVSSLIPINTGVTNYQGISKPLLAVQVTELADGVFIGCAANHAVVDGASFWHFLNSWSEISRGSESISKSPIFDRRNAAAGVDENRLIHIPTLEKNLKAPIPLLQQKLFHFSKETLGQLKAKANSEAGTDKISTLQALMAHLWRSTVRSQTTNNDPTTPVMTIVIGARARMSSFPDGYFGNAICSATLAIGEDELLQEGLGAAALRINEVISEKTDEAIARDAEKKAQLGRMGVGMGGGPPLLVGGSHRFDMYGCDFGWGKPIVVRSGNARKTEGLVVVSPAAEADGIDLEVYFKKKTLRPMEEFLTMLHQ; this is encoded by the coding sequence ATGCCAAAAAAAGTAGAGCTGATTTCTTCATCTCTTGTTAGGGGCACTGCAACTGCTGCTTCAGTGTCAAGATTGGAGCTTAATCCATGGGATTTACGATTCCTCCCAATCTCCCCCATTCAAAGAGGCCTCATATTCCACAGCCCTCACTTCCAATCTCAACAAAACCTAATCCAACGCCTCCAAACCTCACTCTCCCGCGCTCTCGACTTCTTCCCTCCCCTCGCCGGCCGCCTCGCCGCCACCCCGCACGACGGCGACACGGCGAGCTTCCACGTGGACTGCGACAACGCAGGAGCCGAGTTCACCCATGCagtcgccgccgccgtctccATCTCCGACATCATCGAGCCGACGTATCTACCGGAAATCGTGTCTTCCTTGATCCCGATCAATACAGGCGTCACTAATTACCAAGGAATTTCAAAGCCTCTGTTGGCCGTGCAAGTCACGGAGCTCGCCGACGGCGTCTTCATCGGCTGCGCAGCCAATCACGCAGTCGTGGACGGCGCTTCCTTCTGGCATTTCTTAAACTCCTGGTCGGAGATCTCCCGTGGTTCGGAATCGATTTCGAAATCCCCAATTTTCGACCGCCGCAACGCCGCCGCCGGCGTTGATGAAAACAGACTCATCCATATCCCTACATTAGAGAAAAACCTAAAGGCTCCAATTCCATTGCTGCAGCAGAAGCTATTCCACTTCAGCAAAGAAACATTAGGTCAATTGAAGGCTAAAGCCAATTCCGAAGCCGGCACTGACAAAATATCTACTCTGCAAGCACTCATGGCTCATCTATGGCGGAGCACAGTGCGATCTCAAACCACTAATAACGATCCAACCACTCCCGTTATGACAATCGTGATTGGCGCGAGAGCGAGGATGTCGTCTTTTCCGGATGGATATTTTGGGAACGCGATTTGTTCTGCTACGTTGGCGATTGGCGAGGATGAGCTATTGCAGGAAGGATTGGGCGCCGCCGCGCTCAGGATCAATGAGGTGATTTCCGAGAAAACTGATGAGGCGATCGCGCGCGACGCGGAGAAGAAGGCGCAACTTGGGCGAATGGGGGTGGGCATGGGGGGTGGGCCCCCTCTTCTCGTCGGAGGTTCTCACCGGTTTGATATGTACGGCTGTGATTTCGGATGGGGGAAACCGATTGTTGTGAGGAGTGGAAACGCGCGGAAAACTGAGGGATTGGTGGTGGTGTCGCCGGCGGCGGAAGCCGATGGTATCGACCTCGAAGTTTACTTCAAGAAGAAGACGTTACGGCCAATGGAGGAGTTCCTAACTATGCTCCACCAATAA
- the LOC130999935 gene encoding protein ENHANCED PSEUDOMONAS SUSCEPTIBILITY 1-like, with the protein MAKKVELISSSLVSATATAASVSRLELNLWDLRLLPVVPIQRGLIFHSSHFQSQQHLIQHLRNSLSRALDFFPPLAGRLATTPHGGDTATFFVDCNNAGAEFTHSVAAAVSVSDIIEPRYIPEIVSSLFPINIGATNYEGISKPLLAVQVTELADGVFIGCAANHAVVDGTSFWHFLNSWSEISCGSESISKSPIFDRCNTAAAAVDNRLIHIPTLEKNLMAPSQWPQKPQKVFHFSKEKLGELKAKANSEAGTDRISTLQALMAHLWRSAVRCQTTNDSTARVILIAIGTRGRMSSLPDAYFGNASYAAALVISESDLLQGGLGAAALRINELISRQSDEAATRDVAKKVEFYEFDGSGAPPPLIMGSSPRHDVYGCDFGWGKPIGVRSGKMQKMEGLVIVLPAAEAGGFDVEVCLAEETLDAMECMMR; encoded by the coding sequence aTGGCAAAAAAAGTCGAGCTGATTTCTTCATCTCTTGTTAGCGCCACTGCAACTGCTGCTTCAGTGTCAAGATTAGAGCTTAATTTATGGGATTTACGTCTACTCCCAGTCGTCCCCATTCAAAGAGGCCTCATTTTCCACAGCTCTCACTTTCAATCCCAACAGCATCTCATCCAACACCTCAGAAACTCCCTCTCCCGCGCTCTCGACTTTTTCCCTCCCCTCGCCGGCCGCCTCGCCACCACCCCGCACGGCGGCGACACGGCGACTTTCTTCGTGGACTGCAACAACGCAGGAGCCGAGTTCACTCATTCTgtcgccgccgccgtctccgTCTCCGACATCATCGAGCCGAGGTACATACCGGAAATCGTATCCTCCTTGTTCCCGATCAACATCGGCGCCACCAATTACGAAGGAATTTCAAAACCTCTGTTGGCGGTGCAAGTCACGGAGCTCGCCGACGGCGTCTTCATCGGCTGCGCCGCCAATCACGCCGTCGTGGACGGCACTTCCTTCTGGCATTTCCTCAACTCCTGGTCGGAGATCTCCTGCGGTTCGGAATCAATTTCGAAATCCCCAATTTTCGACCGCTGCAatactgccgccgccgccgttgatAATAGACTCATCCATATCCCTACATTAGAGAAAAACCTAATGGCTCCATCCCAATGGCCGCAGAAGCCGCAGAAGGTATTTCACTTCAGCAAGGAAAAATTAGGTGAATTGAAGGCGAAAGCCAATTCCGAAGCCGGCACCGACAGAATATCTACTCTGCAAGCACTCATGGCTCATCTATGGCGGAGCGCAGTCCGCTGTCAAACCACCAACGATTCAACCGCTCGCGTTATATTAATCGCCATCGGCACAAGAGGGAGGATGTCGTCTTTGCCGGATGCCTATTTCGGGAACGCGTCCTATGCTGCTGCGTTGGTGATTAGCGAGAGCGATCTGTTGCAGGGAGGATTGGGCGCCGCCGCGCTCAGGATCAACGAGCTGATTTCTCGGCAAAGCGATGAAGCGGCGACGCGTGACGTGGCCAAGAAGGTGGAATTTTACGAATTTGACGGGAGTGGCGCTCCGCCGCCTCTTATCATGGGGAGTTCTCCGCGACACGACGTGTACGGTTGCGATTTTGGGTGGGGGAAGCCGATTGGTGTGAGGAGTGGGAAGATGCAAAAAATGGAGGGGTTGGTGATAGTTTTGCCGGCGGCGGAGGCAGGCGGTTTCGATGTTGAAGTTTGTTTGGCGGAGGAGACATTAGATGCAATGGAGTGTATGATgcgttaa
- the LOC130999938 gene encoding protein ENHANCED PSEUDOMONAS SUSCEPTIBILITY 1-like: MAKKVELISSSLVSATATAASMSRLELNPWDLKMLSAFTIKRGLIFHRPHFQSQQNLIQHLQNSLSRALDFFPPLAGRLAATPHAGETASFFVDCNNAGAEFTHAVAAAVSISDIIEPRYLPEIVSSLFPISIGVHNYQGTSKPLLAVQVTELADGLFIGCAANHVVVDDTSFWHFFNSWSEISRGSESISKSPIFDRCNTTAAAAVDNRLIHIPTLEKNLIAPSRLRQKVFHFSKEKLFQLKAKAKSEAGTEKISTLQALIAHLWRSTVRSQIANNYPTTGVLKIVIGARARMLSLPDGYFGNALCSAALAIGEGELLQKGLGATALRINEVISAQSEEAMARDAEKKVEFRQMEVGVGSAPPLIIAESHRYDVYGCDFGWGKPIAVRSKKDQIFDGSVAVFPAAEAGGIDLDVCLKEETLRAMEEFLHQ, encoded by the coding sequence aTGGCAAAGAAGGTCGAGCTGATTTCTTCATCTCTCGTTAGCGCCACTGCAACTGCTGCTTCAATGTCAAGATTAGAGCTTAATCCATGGGATTTAAAAATGCTCTCAGCCTTCACCATTAAAAGAGGCCTCATATTCCACAGACCTCACTTTCAATCCCAGCAAAACCTAATCCAACACCTCCAAAACTCCCTCTCCCGCGCTCTCGACTTTTTCCCTCCCCTCGCCGGCCGCCTCGCCGCCACCCCGCACGCCGGCGAAACGGCCAGCTTCTTCGTGGACTGCAACAACGCAGGAGCCGAGTTCACTCATGCagtcgccgccgccgtctccATCTCCGACATCATCGAGCCGAGGTATTTACCGGAAATCGTGTCTTCCTTGTTCCCGATCAGCATCGGCGTCCATAATTACCAAGGAACTTCAAAGCCTCTGTTGGCGGTGCAAGTGACGGAGCTCGCCGACGGCCTCTTCATCGGCTGCGCCGCCAACCACGTCGTCGTGGACGACACTTCCTTCTGGCATTTCTTCAACTCCTGGTCGGAGATCTCACGCGGTTCGGAATCTATTTCGAAATCCCCAATTTTCGACCGCTGCAATAccacagccgccgccgccgttgatAACAGACTCATCCATATCCCTACATTAGAGAAAAACCTAATCGCTCCATCTCGATTGCGGCAGAAGGTATTCCATTTCAGCAAAgaaaaattatttcaattgaaGGCTAAAGCCAAATCCGAAGCCGGCACTGAGAAAATATCTACTCTGCAAGCACTCATCGCTCATCTATGGCGGAGCACAGTGCGCTCTCAAATCGCTAACAACTATCCAACCACTGGCGTTTTGAAAATCGTGATTGGCGCGAGAGCGAGGATGTTGTCTTTGCCGGATGGATATTTTGGGAACGCGCTTTGTTCTGCTGCGTTGGCGATCGGCGAGGGCGAGCTATTGCAGAAAGGATTGGGCGCCACCGCGCTCAGGATCAATGAGGTGATTTCTGCGCAATCTGAGGAGGCGATGGCGCGCGACGCGGAGAAGAAGGTGGAATTTCGGCAAATGGAGGTGGGCGTGGGGAGCGCGCCCCCTCTTATCATTGCAGAATCTCACCGGTACGATGTGTATGGCTGTGATTTTGGGTGGGGGAAACCAATTGCTGTGAGGAGTAAGAAGGATCAGATATTTGACGGGTCGGTGGCGGTTTTTCCGGCGGCGGAAGCCGGCGGTATCGACCTTGATGTTTGCTTGAAGGAGGAGACGTTACGGGCAATGGAGGAGTTCCTCCATCAATAA
- the LOC130999942 gene encoding protein ENHANCED PSEUDOMONAS SUSCEPTIBILITY 1-like: protein MANKVELISSSLVSATATAASLSRLELNLWDLRLLPVVPIRRGLIFHSSHFQSQQHLIQHLRNSLSRALDFFPPLAGRLATTPHGSDTATFFVDCNNAGAEFTHAVADAVSISDLIEPRYTPEIASSLIPINIGVTNYDGISKPLLAVQVTELADGLFIGCAANHAVVDGTSFWHFLNSWSEISRGSESISRSPIFDRCNFAAVDNKLIHIPTLEKNLIKAPSQLLPQKVFHFSKEKLAQLKAKANSEAGTDKISTLQALMAHLWRSTVRSQTTNNDSTTRTMAIAIGARARMSSLPDGYFGNAVYAAALAISEGELLQKGLGAAALRINELISKQTDEAITRDAEKKVNLQHWEVRSGPLPLAFGGSHRLDMYGCDFGWGKPIAVRSGKAWNMEGLVVVSPAAEAGGMDLEVCLSEEKLVALEEFITSV, encoded by the coding sequence ATGGCAAACAAAGTCGAGCTGATTTCTTCATCTCTTGTTAGCGCCACTGCAACTGCTGCTTCATTGTCAAGATTAGAGCTTAATTTATGGGATTTACGTCTACTCCCAGTCGTCCCCATTCGAAGAGGCCTCATTTTCCACAGCTCTCACTTTCAATCCCAACAGCATCTCATCCAACACCTTAGAAACTCCCTCTCCCGCGCTCTCGACTTTTTCCCTCCCCTCGCCGGCCGCCTCGCCACCACCCCGCACGGCAGCGACACGGCGACTTTCTTCGTGGACTGCAACAACGCAGGAGCCGAGTTCACTCATGCAGTCGCCGACGCCGTCTCCATCTCCGACCTCATCGAGCCGAGGTATACACCGGAAATCGCATCCTCCTTGATCCCGATCAACATAGGCGTCACTAATTACGACGGAATTTCAAAGCCTCTGCTCGCGGTGCAGGTCACGGAGCTCGCCGACGGCCTCTTCATCGGCTGCGCCGCCAATCACGCCGTCGTGGACGGCACTTCATTCTGGCATTTCCTCAACTCCTGGTCGGAGATCTCCCGCGGTTCGGAATCAATTTCGAGATCCCCAATTTTCGACCGCTGCAATTTCGCCGCCGTGGATAACAAACTCATCCATATCCCTACATTAGAGAAAAACCTAATCAAAGCTCCATCTCAATTGCTGCCGCAGAAGGTATTCCACTTCAGCAAAGAAAAATTAGCTCAATTGAAGGCGAAAGCCAATTCCGAAGCCGGCACCGACAAAATATCTACTCTGCAAGCACTCATGGCTCATCTATGGCGGAGCACGGTACGCTCTCAAACCACTAATAACGATTCAACCACTCGCACCATGGCAATAGCCATAGGCGCGAGAGCCAGGATGTCGTCTTTGCCGGATGGATATTTTGGGAACGCGGTTTATGCTGCTGCGTTGGCGATTAGCGAGGGCGAGCTATTGCAGAAAGGATTAGGTGCCGCCGCGCTGAGGATCAACGAGTTGATCTCTAAGCAAACTGATGAAGCGATCACACGCGACGCGGAGAAGAAGGTGAACTTGCAGCATTGGGAGGTGAGGAGTGGGCCCCTTCCTCTTGCCTTCGGAGGTTCTCACCGGCTAGATATGTACGGATGTGATTTTGGGTGGGGGAAACCGATTGCTGTGAGGAGTGGGAAGGCGTGGAATATGGAGGGGCTGGTCGTGGTGTCTCCGGCGGCGGAAGCCGGCGGTATGGACCTTGAAGTTTGCTTGTCGGAGGAGAAGTTAGTGGCATTGGAGGAGTTCATAACTAGTGTGTAA